A region of the Clostridiales bacterium genome:
GCCGTTAATAGTAAAATTTACTAAAAATATTAATAATATACCAAAAGCAGCCAAAACAATATAAACAATTTTGGATTTCAAACCTAAAAACTCCTTTTATATTGTTTTGACTAAGATTATTAACAATTAATTAATGAAAAAACCCGCGAGGAAAACAAAAAAACAAAAAGAAGCCAAAAAAATGTCAAAACTTAAAAAATATCGGTTTTGAATAAATATTTGGCTTTGCCTTTTAAAGAACGGTAGATTTTGTTTTGTATGGATTTTTTGGGGGTAAGGGCGAAATACGCCCCTCCCGAACCCGTCATGCCGACATACTCGGCGCCAGCCTCTATTAACAACCGCTTTGCCGATTGTATCTTTGGGTTAATAAAATTAGCCGCCTCTTCCAAATCGTTAATCAAATTATCTTTTAACAGCGCGAAATTGTTGTCTTTTAGGGCCTTAATGATTGTATCGTTAATAGCGGCGTTAGAACCCTTTAGGTTTAGCCTGTCAAACGCTTCAAAACATTGTCTGGTTGACATCGGATAATTCATGGCGATTACGGCTTTTAGCTTGCAATTATTTTCTAAGATTTGTATTTTTTGCCCCATGCCGGTTACTTTGCAGGCTTTAAAATTAAGCATATAGGGCGCGTCGCTGCCTATTGTCTTTGCGATATTTTGGATTTTTGGGCTGTCAATATCAAGGCCGAGCATTTTACACAAAATTTTTATCGCGCATGCCGCGTCAGCCGAAGACCCGCCCAGCCCCGCCATAACGGGAATGCGCTTTTTTATTTTTACGCGCAGCGGCGGGATGTCAAAGCCGTTTTCTTTAAAAAGCTCAATGGTCCTTTTTACGGTGTTAATGTCCTTATCAATATCTGCAAAGCGTCCAAAAAATTTTATGCTGTCTTTTTTGGCTTTTTTTATTTTTACGGTATCTTTTAGGTCTTTGCAGCTTAGCATTATGGAATCCAAAAGGTGATATGGGTCTTGTTTGCCCGTAACAATCAAACTTAAATTAATCTTAGCGTAAGCGTGAAGTTTCATATTTGTATTATATCACAAACAACTTATTATGAGCTTTAAAAAAGTTCGCTTAACGATTTAAAGTAATTTTTACGGCGTTTTTATATTCTTTCCTAATTTTAAATCTTTTGTTTTAGGTCAATAATCTATCAATATATGAAAAGATTTTTGATTTTTTTGGCTTTTGTATTAATTTTTATCGCCTTAGGCATAGCCAATCAGGATTTGTTATATTTAAAATCCCGATACCCCGATATGAAAGTGGCGTTTTATACCGCCCAAAAGCCCGCGTCGGCCGGTCAAGATTATTTTTTTGACGGGATATATAACCAAATCCATTGCGACGCCAAAGACGCCGCCAAAATAAAAAGCGCCCTTAAAAACATCAAGGGAATGAGCGTATCTTTTCAAGGGGATATCAAAGACATTGAATACATTTTGAATTTTTATAAGGTCAAAATTATTTTAGAAACTTACCAAAACCAAATTTTGTATATATACGGCTATTCGCACTTAATTAACGCGCCGTCTATTAAGATTGACGGCAACTATATAAACATACAATTGGCTTTAAGGAAAAACACCGTTACCGTAGGCGCGCCCATAATCTTAGGAAGTTATTAAAACGCACCCATCCAACTTTTTTAAAAATTTTGTATATTAACGATTTTTTGTGTCAATAATCCTTTCACAATGGAGGTTTAGCAAAATGGATAAGAAAGAAAGAAAAGGCGGAGTCGCTGTAAAAAGGTTTTTCAAAAAAAATCTTTACTATATTTTGCTGATAGTAAGTCTTCTTGCCATAGGGACAATAGTCACATTGGCTTTGGTGCTTAGCGATCAAAAGGACCCTAAAGACCCGGGCTTGCCCACAGGCGGCGGCGAAACCAAAATGATAGCGCCCATAAGCGGAGATTATACGATAGCCAAAGATTATAGCTCGGACAAGCATTTTTGGTTTGCGACCCTAGGACGATTTAAAACACACCTTGGCATAGACTTTGCGGCCGAGGACGGAACGCCCGTAGTGGCTGTTTTGGACGGCAAGGTTGAAGATGTTGACACCAATAATATCCTCAATGGCTGCATTGTCGTGATAAAGCATTCGGATTCTTTGACCACCGTTTATAAGTCGTTAAACAATGTCACGGTCAAAAAAGGCGACAGCGTAAAAGCCGGCGACAAGATAGGCGAAGTATCGGCGTCTATGGGAATAGAAAAAGATATGGGACCGCATCTGCACTTTGAGGTTATGGTCAACGGCAAACTGGTCAATCCCAACGATTATTTGACTTTATCAAGCGACAAATAAAATCCGCCTAATAAACCAAAAAGAAAGCTAGAACAATCAAAAGAAAAAGCCTCTTATTTTAAAAAACCGCTAAAATGGCGGTTTTTTTATTGGGCAAGCATCAAGCCTATATTTCTGTTGGCTTGGCGCAAGATATTGTCCAAAGTCAAAGGCAGCATTATGGTCATAAGTTTTTTTGCCATAAGCTTTTCTATTAAGTCTTGCAAAAACTGCGAAAACTCTTGATTGGTCTTTAAGAATTTTTGGCTGTCTGATACGCATTGGGAAAACTCGGCCGCAAAATTATTGGCCTTATTGATATCCTGCATCTCATAAGGGTCAAGCGTTCCTCTTATATATTCGGCGTTGGTCTGCATTATCTTGACGGCTTGGGCGTCGCTCCAGTCCATATCTTTGTCCTGTCTTAAATATTCTATGGCTTTTTGGTATCTTTTTAGTTCTAAGATATTGCACTCATACACCGAAGGATAAACGCAGGAATATATCCTGCCTTTTTTTATTTCATTAAGGATGTTTTGCAAAAGCTCGCACAAACCCCGCGCTATTTCCTCGCAGTCAGAGTTAAGCCGCAAAGCGCGCTCGTAAGCAAACGGCAGCCGCCCTATCGCCACAGGCTGCGGTTTTGCGAGTTTTTCCATTTCCAGATTGCTTATTCTGTGGTTAATGGACACGCCGCAAGCGTTTTGGGTGCTAAGTTCCAAAGAGTAAGTATAAGGGGTGATAAAACAATTGAGCTCAATAAGCCTTGGTTCAATAAGGTTAAGCCCGCTTTCAAGCGCTGCGCTAAGCAACATCTCAAAATGGACCTTGTATCTGTCCAATGACTGCAATATGCGCATATCGCCGTTTTTTTGTCCCGAGACCAAAGCCACGCAATGCTCTTTAAAAATCCTGGCGTAAAAGACATTGAGTTCCATTGTGTTTTTTATATATTGCTCTCTTGTCATACCCGCCCCCGCTTTTTATTAATTTATTATATTTATATTCTTTAAAATCGGGGCGTATGAGTTTTTAAAAAAACGCTATCTCAGGATATCCTCAAAGCCCTTAAAAATCTTGGAAAAGTCAAATAACTGGTTGTTCTCGCTTGCGCTTTCTTGGAGTTTTTGTTCTTGTTCTTCGGGCGGCGGAGGCGATTGCACGCCTTCCACAATCAATCCCCTTTGGGGCGCGTAACGGTCGTTTCTTATCTTGACTTCTTTTAGTAATTTGTCGCCGCTGTAATACCTTAAATAACCTTCCGATACCATTCCGTCTTTGGGATGCTGAAGTATATGCGTCTGGCCCTTGTATTTGACATATTTTGAATATTTGCCGTCATAGTCCAAAATCTTATCGCTTCCGGGCGAGGCTATGCGCGACAAAATTTTATACCGCCTTGTTATCCTATACGGCATTTTAAGCCCGTAAAACTCAACCACCACCCTGTTTTGCGCGCAATAGCTGTGTATATAGACATTCCTGCCGGTGTTATTGCGAAATTTTAAATCGCTCCAACTGCCGTTTACCATGGCGTCAAAAGAGGGCTCAATATAGCTTACCCTTAGGCTGTGGTTATTGGCTGAGATTATTTCCATATCCGCCAAAAGCGCGGCGTTATAAACAGTGGTTGAGGCTTGGCAGACCCCGCCGCCTATGCCCTGCTCGTATCTGCCGCCCATAATGATTTTGGCTTCCACAAAGCCGTTATAGGCGGTCCTTGGGCCTACCACTTTGTTAAACGAGACTATCTCGCCGTGTCGGACCACAAGCCCGTTAAACCTTTTCATCGCCAATTGTATGTTATGTTTTCTGCCCGCCGAAGAAGACGCGTATCCCGTGGAAAAACTGGCCCTAAGGTATGTTTCTTGTTTTAAATAATCCGCTGTAATCTCGGGTAAAATGGGCAAAGTATGCGCGGTTACTTTAACGGTCGTGCTGGTAAGCATCTTTTGATATATATCGTCAAATAATTTTTGGATATCAGCCCTTTGGCCGTTTTTTTCTTTTATTATGGCAAACTTAACACTATTATTGGGCCTAAAGATTAATTTTGCGTTTTGAGGGGGCGTATTGACATTTAGTATCAGCCACCTTTCAATATCGTCGTTAAGCCCGGCAAACATGAACTTAAAAGCGTCATAGCTGCTCCAACCCTGAGATTTTATCAGTTTTAGCATATTGATTTTTTGTTTTATGTCGCCCGACCTGTAGAATTGTTGTTCGGAATATTTATGGGTAAAGACTTTGGATTGGGCTTTGTATTTTTGCGGATAAAAAGTCGCGCTTTTTTGACCGTAAGCGATTGTGATTTTGGGCGAATTGTTAATTTCTGCCAAAACGCCCAAAAATTGACAAGTGCTTGCCCAAAAAGCAAGCACCGCCAAAAACATTATTAATATACGCTTTAATCTATTATTCATCGCAGCCCCAAAACTTCTATGGTTTTTCGCTCGGTCTTAAAATTTGTAATTAAGTTATCATACATATTATGCGTATCGCTTCCGTTTGTATTGATAAGATTATATTTTTTGGCTAATTTTTTGCAAAAGTTTATAATGTCATTACTATGCGTAGGATAATAGCTTTCTATGCCTTTTAGGCCCGCGTCGGACAATCTTTTTACCAAATCTTCCAAATCGGCCTTGTCCAAATAAAGCCTTGACGGATGCGCCAGCACGGGCACGCCGCCGCTTTGGTTAATTATATCCACGGCTTCGCGCGGGTCAAAATAATAAAAATCCACAAAAGCGGGACGGTTGGGGCTTAAATACAACTCAAACGCCTCCGCTTTGGTCTTGACATAGCCTTTTAATACCATAAGATTGGCTATATGCGTGCGGGAAACCGAACGGGTTTTAAAATTTTTTAAAATCTCGTCGTATGAAACCAAGATGTTTAGCTTTTTCAGCTTATCCAATATCATCTTAATCCGCTTAACGCGCGCCTGCGATAAATTGCTTAGCTCGCGGTTAACGGGATTGTCGCCTTCGGGGTCAATATTATATCCCAAGATATGTATTTCTGTGTCCTTAAAAGCGCTTAATTCGATTCCGCTTATGGCTTTTAGGTTATGCTTTTTGCACTCTTTCAAAAAATCCTTGATCCCGCCAAAAGTGTCATGGTCAGTCAACGAAACGGCGTCAAGCCCGAGCGCTTTGGCCCTTTGGATTAACTCGCTATAAGTCGCCTCCCCGTCGGAGTTAAAACTATGCAAATGCAAATCGCTTAACAAAATTTATATCCCGCTTTTTAGTCTATTTATAATTGTCTTGCTATGCCGCAATAACTGGTCTTTTTGGTTTTTGATTGTTTCTCTTAGGCAAGCGTCCAAAAGCCTGTCCAAAACCAAGCCTATGCATTTTGACGGCAAATCGGGATAGGCGTTTTTTATGTCGTTGCCATTGATTTTTAACTCTTTTATGGACTTGGGCAAATTGAGTCTTTGCAATTCGTCTTTGGCTTCCAAAAACCTAAGGCTTCTGTCGGGCTTGCCTGTGCCGTGCGCTAGGGTGTCCACCCGCACCAATTGCACAAAATCGTCCAATATATCGTAATTTTTAACGATAAACTTTCGCATCTTAAAAGGGCTGGTCTGCTGGTTTAAGTCAAACATATGCGCTTCAATCATTCTTACCGCTTTATCTACGATATGATTGGGATATTTCAGCCCTTTTTGCCCCAGCCTTTTTTTGATGATTTCCACGCCTATGTCGCTATGGCGGTGCATATTGCCGTATTTTATTTGCGAAAAAGGCTTGCCGATATCGTGCAAAAGCGCTTCAAGGCGGATATTGGGCGGGGCCAGCCTTACCGTTTCCAACAAATGCTCATACACGTCGTATTTATGGTGCTTGGTTTTTTGTTTTAAGCCTATGGTTTGGCGCATTTCGGGAATAATGTATTCCCAAAGTCCCATCTCGGCTATCAGCCGCAAGCTGCGGACTTGGGCGTCTTGCATGCCGTATTTTGTGTCGGCGATTAGGATTTTATCAAACTCTTGGCGGATTCTTTCTTTGGAGATGTCTTTGAGGTTGTCCTTATGCTTTAGCGCGCTTTGGTAAGTGGAAGGGTCTATTTGGTATTCAAGCTCGGCGGCAAAACGGACCATTCTCAAAATCCTTAAACCGTCGTGGCAAAAAACTTGGTCGGGCGAATTGACCGCGCGCAAAAGCCTGTTATTAATGTCTTGGATCCCGTTATGAAAATCCAAAATCCGATCTTGCTTAATGTCGTAATACAAAGCGTTGCAAGTAAAATCCCGCCTTAGGCTGTCTATCTTGGGATCGTCAATAAAGCTTGACGAATAAGGCGTATGCTCGCCTGCTTTGTATTGTTCGGTTCTAAAGGGCGTATATTCAATTTTTACGCCGTCAATAATTATTACGGAGGTGTCCAGCTTAGGATTGACAATTTCAAACTTAGCGTTTTTGGGAAGCAAGGCGGATAATTGCGCGGACGAGACCGCGCCCGCGGCGTCAATGTCATAAGAGGGGTTATTTTGGATATAATCCCTTACATAGCCGCCTGTGATATACAAAGAAAAATCAAGGCTTTTAGCCCATTGTTTAAAAGCCGCGGGTATTTTCATAGTATTAGTATAACATTTTTGTTATATTTATGTGTAGGATATTTACATTGTTAGTTTTTATGTTAAAATGGTATAAATATAGGGGTTAATATATTAGGAGTTTATGTTATGTATAATTTTATTATTAAATCATCGTCGCCAAAGGGGCGCAGGGCAATAAAAGTATTGTCTAAAGAACT
Encoded here:
- the ispE gene encoding 4-(cytidine 5'-diphospho)-2-C-methyl-D-erythritol kinase, which translates into the protein MKLHAYAKINLSLIVTGKQDPYHLLDSIMLSCKDLKDTVKIKKAKKDSIKFFGRFADIDKDINTVKRTIELFKENGFDIPPLRVKIKKRIPVMAGLGGSSADAACAIKILCKMLGLDIDSPKIQNIAKTIGSDAPYMLNFKACKVTGMGQKIQILENNCKLKAVIAMNYPMSTRQCFEAFDRLNLKGSNAAINDTIIKALKDNNFALLKDNLINDLEEAANFINPKIQSAKRLLIEAGAEYVGMTGSGGAYFALTPKKSIQNKIYRSLKGKAKYLFKTDIF
- a CDS encoding CCA tRNA nucleotidyltransferase, translating into MKIPAAFKQWAKSLDFSLYITGGYVRDYIQNNPSYDIDAAGAVSSAQLSALLPKNAKFEIVNPKLDTSVIIIDGVKIEYTPFRTEQYKAGEHTPYSSSFIDDPKIDSLRRDFTCNALYYDIKQDRILDFHNGIQDINNRLLRAVNSPDQVFCHDGLRILRMVRFAAELEYQIDPSTYQSALKHKDNLKDISKERIRQEFDKILIADTKYGMQDAQVRSLRLIAEMGLWEYIIPEMRQTIGLKQKTKHHKYDVYEHLLETVRLAPPNIRLEALLHDIGKPFSQIKYGNMHRHSDIGVEIIKKRLGQKGLKYPNHIVDKAVRMIEAHMFDLNQQTSPFKMRKFIVKNYDILDDFVQLVRVDTLAHGTGKPDRSLRFLEAKDELQRLNLPKSIKELKINGNDIKNAYPDLPSKCIGLVLDRLLDACLRETIKNQKDQLLRHSKTIINRLKSGI
- a CDS encoding VanW family protein, whose amino-acid sequence is MNNRLKRILIMFLAVLAFWASTCQFLGVLAEINNSPKITIAYGQKSATFYPQKYKAQSKVFTHKYSEQQFYRSGDIKQKINMLKLIKSQGWSSYDAFKFMFAGLNDDIERWLILNVNTPPQNAKLIFRPNNSVKFAIIKEKNGQRADIQKLFDDIYQKMLTSTTVKVTAHTLPILPEITADYLKQETYLRASFSTGYASSSAGRKHNIQLAMKRFNGLVVRHGEIVSFNKVVGPRTAYNGFVEAKIIMGGRYEQGIGGGVCQASTTVYNAALLADMEIISANNHSLRVSYIEPSFDAMVNGSWSDLKFRNNTGRNVYIHSYCAQNRVVVEFYGLKMPYRITRRYKILSRIASPGSDKILDYDGKYSKYVKYKGQTHILQHPKDGMVSEGYLRYYSGDKLLKEVKIRNDRYAPQRGLIVEGVQSPPPPEEQEQKLQESASENNQLFDFSKIFKGFEDILR
- a CDS encoding DUF2935 domain-containing protein, whose protein sequence is MTREQYIKNTMELNVFYARIFKEHCVALVSGQKNGDMRILQSLDRYKVHFEMLLSAALESGLNLIEPRLIELNCFITPYTYSLELSTQNACGVSINHRISNLEMEKLAKPQPVAIGRLPFAYERALRLNSDCEEIARGLCELLQNILNEIKKGRIYSCVYPSVYECNILELKRYQKAIEYLRQDKDMDWSDAQAVKIMQTNAEYIRGTLDPYEMQDINKANNFAAEFSQCVSDSQKFLKTNQEFSQFLQDLIEKLMAKKLMTIMLPLTLDNILRQANRNIGLMLAQ
- a CDS encoding PHP domain-containing protein, with the protein product MLSDLHLHSFNSDGEATYSELIQRAKALGLDAVSLTDHDTFGGIKDFLKECKKHNLKAISGIELSAFKDTEIHILGYNIDPEGDNPVNRELSNLSQARVKRIKMILDKLKKLNILVSYDEILKNFKTRSVSRTHIANLMVLKGYVKTKAEAFELYLSPNRPAFVDFYYFDPREAVDIINQSGGVPVLAHPSRLYLDKADLEDLVKRLSDAGLKGIESYYPTHSNDIINFCKKLAKKYNLINTNGSDTHNMYDNLITNFKTERKTIEVLGLR
- a CDS encoding M23 family metallopeptidase: MDKKERKGGVAVKRFFKKNLYYILLIVSLLAIGTIVTLALVLSDQKDPKDPGLPTGGGETKMIAPISGDYTIAKDYSSDKHFWFATLGRFKTHLGIDFAAEDGTPVVAVLDGKVEDVDTNNILNGCIVVIKHSDSLTTVYKSLNNVTVKKGDSVKAGDKIGEVSASMGIEKDMGPHLHFEVMVNGKLVNPNDYLTLSSDK